From Halomicrobium salinisoli, the proteins below share one genomic window:
- a CDS encoding NAD(P)H-binding protein, with amino-acid sequence MRVLVTGAAGFVGSHLVPVLVERGHEVHALVRDAEGYEVPPGVTACDGDLLDRGSFEGALAGVDAAYYLVHSMRAGDDFEAKDRRAARNFATAASEAGLDRVVYLGGLGDENGDLSAHLRSRREVESLLADGEYALTTLRAAIVIGPGSAGFEMIRQLAGRLPVMVTPRWIHTDCHPIAIGDVVAYLAGALEVPATAGETYEVGGPEVLSYAEIVRRTAAAMGQRPPRVISVPVLTPRLSSYWVEFVTDVPASVVRPLILGLKNPVVADDGPIREHLPVALTPFDEAVGRALAGRSPSNASERLDAALAAADDGADPESGAQSGGEA; translated from the coding sequence ATGCGAGTGCTGGTGACCGGAGCGGCGGGGTTCGTCGGGAGCCACCTCGTCCCGGTGCTGGTCGAGCGCGGCCACGAGGTCCACGCCCTGGTCCGGGACGCGGAGGGGTACGAGGTGCCGCCGGGGGTGACCGCCTGCGACGGGGACCTGCTGGACCGCGGGAGCTTCGAGGGCGCGCTGGCGGGCGTCGACGCCGCCTACTACCTCGTCCACTCGATGCGGGCGGGCGACGACTTCGAGGCGAAGGACCGCCGGGCCGCGCGGAACTTCGCGACGGCGGCCAGCGAGGCGGGCCTGGACCGGGTGGTCTACCTGGGCGGGCTCGGCGACGAGAACGGCGACCTGTCGGCGCACCTCCGCTCCAGACGGGAGGTCGAGTCCCTGCTGGCGGACGGCGAGTACGCCCTGACGACGCTGCGGGCGGCCATCGTCATCGGCCCGGGGAGCGCCGGCTTCGAGATGATCCGGCAGCTGGCCGGCCGGCTGCCGGTGATGGTGACGCCGCGGTGGATCCACACGGACTGTCATCCGATCGCGATCGGCGACGTCGTCGCCTACCTGGCCGGCGCGCTGGAGGTACCGGCGACTGCCGGAGAGACCTACGAGGTCGGCGGCCCGGAGGTGCTGAGCTACGCCGAGATCGTCCGGCGGACCGCCGCCGCGATGGGGCAGCGGCCGCCGCGGGTCATCTCGGTACCGGTGCTGACGCCGCGGCTGTCGAGCTACTGGGTCGAGTTCGTGACCGACGTGCCCGCCAGCGTGGTCCGGCCGCTGATCCTGGGGCTGAAGAACCCCGTCGTCGCCGACGACGGCCCCATCCGGGAGCACCTGCCCGTCGCGCTGACGCCGTTCGACGAGGCGGTCGGGCGGGCGCTGGCCGGCCGCTCCCCGTCGAACGCGAGTGAGCGGCTGGACGCGGCGCTGG